From one Plantibacter flavus genomic stretch:
- a CDS encoding ABC transporter substrate-binding protein — protein sequence MFRWKTTAAVAVTAAALVLTGCSGSTSGSDSGSGGTLILGAITPPTTFDPAGSEWGNRSPFYQAVFDTLLVATADGEIVPSLATSYEYNDDNTVLTLKIRDDVTFTDKSKLTADVVKQNLERFKTGTSPDAGYFAGVASVEAPDDTTVVITLSAPDPAMLNYLTRDPGLIASAESFDSPDLATNPVGSGPYVLDTAATVTGTSYSYTANPDYWNKDWQHYDKLTINVLQDATAGLNAVKSGEVNGIKLANNDNLAEVEGAGWTVNANELDFQGMLLLDRAGTMNPAIADVRVRQAINYAFDRPALLKALQNDNGTVTGQVFPENSPPSTSRSTTATATTPRRPRSCSPRRVTPTV from the coding sequence ATGTTCCGATGGAAGACGACCGCAGCCGTCGCGGTCACCGCTGCTGCACTCGTGCTCACCGGATGCTCCGGTAGCACCTCCGGCTCTGACAGCGGCTCCGGTGGCACCCTGATCCTGGGTGCGATCACTCCCCCCACCACGTTCGACCCGGCCGGCTCCGAATGGGGCAACCGCTCGCCCTTCTACCAGGCCGTCTTCGACACCCTGCTCGTCGCCACAGCCGACGGCGAGATCGTGCCGTCGCTCGCGACCTCCTACGAGTACAACGACGACAACACCGTCCTGACCCTCAAGATCCGCGACGACGTCACCTTCACCGACAAGTCGAAGCTCACCGCCGACGTCGTCAAGCAGAACCTCGAGCGCTTCAAGACCGGCACCTCCCCCGACGCCGGCTACTTCGCGGGTGTCGCCTCCGTCGAGGCGCCCGACGACACCACCGTGGTCATCACCCTGAGCGCGCCGGACCCGGCCATGCTCAACTACCTCACCCGCGACCCCGGCCTGATCGCCAGCGCGGAGTCGTTCGACAGCCCCGACCTCGCCACCAACCCGGTCGGCTCCGGACCGTACGTGCTCGACACGGCCGCGACCGTCACCGGCACGAGCTACAGCTACACCGCGAACCCCGACTACTGGAACAAGGACTGGCAGCACTACGACAAGCTGACCATCAACGTCCTCCAAGACGCGACCGCCGGCCTGAACGCCGTCAAGTCGGGCGAGGTCAACGGCATCAAGCTCGCGAACAACGACAACCTCGCCGAGGTCGAGGGCGCCGGCTGGACCGTCAACGCCAACGAGCTCGACTTCCAGGGCATGCTGCTCCTCGACCGCGCCGGCACGATGAACCCGGCGATCGCCGACGTCCGCGTCCGTCAGGCCATCAACTACGCGTTCGACCGCCCGGCTCTGCTCAAGGCGCTGCAGAACGACAACGGCACGGTCACGGGTCAGGTCTTCCCGGAGAACTCCCCGCCTTCGACAAGTCGCTCGACGACCGCTACGGCTACGACCCCGAGAAGGCCAAGGAGCTGCTCGCCGAGGCGGGTTACGCCGACGGTCTGA
- a CDS encoding MFS transporter, with amino-acid sequence MDTTAPAANPAVERSAIRKVSIRLVPFVALMFFINYLDRTAIGFAAPNGMNEDLALSAAQFGFASGVFFIGYILLEVPSNLALNKFGARRWLARIMVTWGIVAVLFTWVANFEQLAILRFVLGVAEAGFFPGAILFLSLWVPAKHRSKILALFYLAQPLTTVIGAPLAGWLIGQHGVFFGLEGWRFMFLGVGLPAILIGVIAWFYLKDRPSEAKWLTPEEQTWLTAALAHEKATTEQKQGHVSLKHAFTSGRVWMLAFIYFGFIYGLYALGFFLPTIIEGFQETFGTEFNVMQKGLITAIPYVPAAIALYFWSRDATRRGLKTWHIVIPAIVGAVSIPLALFANSPALTIAVIAVTAMAIFAALPNFWTLPTQFLTGAAAAAGIALINTVGNLAGFSAPYITGAVADLTKVGDTPQYVVPMFIVGGFMMISATLMVILSKQRSSRELRVSHDDLTGKTR; translated from the coding sequence GTGGACACCACCGCCCCCGCGGCCAACCCGGCTGTCGAGCGATCAGCCATCCGGAAGGTCTCGATCCGTCTCGTGCCGTTCGTGGCGCTGATGTTCTTCATCAACTACCTGGACCGCACCGCGATCGGCTTCGCCGCCCCCAACGGCATGAACGAGGACCTCGCGCTCTCCGCCGCCCAGTTCGGCTTCGCGTCCGGCGTCTTCTTCATCGGCTACATCCTGCTCGAGGTGCCCAGCAACCTCGCGCTCAACAAGTTCGGTGCCCGCCGCTGGCTCGCCCGCATCATGGTCACCTGGGGTATCGTCGCGGTCCTGTTCACCTGGGTCGCCAACTTCGAGCAGCTCGCGATCCTCCGCTTCGTGCTCGGTGTCGCCGAAGCCGGTTTCTTCCCCGGAGCGATCCTCTTCCTGAGCCTCTGGGTCCCGGCCAAGCACCGCAGCAAGATCCTCGCCCTCTTCTACCTGGCGCAGCCGCTCACCACCGTCATCGGCGCACCCCTCGCCGGGTGGCTCATCGGTCAGCACGGCGTGTTCTTCGGTCTCGAGGGCTGGCGCTTCATGTTCCTCGGCGTCGGACTCCCGGCCATCCTCATCGGTGTCATCGCCTGGTTCTACCTGAAGGACCGTCCGTCCGAGGCCAAGTGGCTCACCCCCGAGGAGCAGACCTGGCTCACCGCGGCTCTCGCACACGAGAAGGCCACCACGGAGCAGAAGCAGGGCCACGTCAGCCTCAAGCACGCGTTCACGAGCGGTCGCGTCTGGATGCTCGCGTTCATCTACTTCGGCTTCATCTACGGCCTCTACGCGCTCGGCTTCTTCCTCCCCACGATCATCGAGGGCTTCCAGGAGACGTTCGGAACCGAGTTCAACGTCATGCAGAAGGGCCTCATCACGGCGATCCCGTACGTGCCGGCCGCCATCGCCCTGTACTTCTGGTCTCGTGATGCGACGCGCCGTGGCCTGAAGACCTGGCACATCGTGATCCCCGCGATCGTCGGTGCCGTGAGCATCCCGCTCGCGCTCTTCGCCAACTCGCCCGCCCTCACCATCGCGGTCATCGCGGTCACCGCCATGGCGATCTTCGCCGCGCTGCCGAACTTCTGGACGCTGCCCACGCAGTTCCTCACCGGTGCGGCAGCGGCCGCTGGTATCGCGCTCATCAACACGGTCGGCAACCTCGCCGGGTTCTCGGCGCCGTACATCACCGGTGCCGTCGCGGACCTCACCAAGGTCGGCGACACCCCGCAGTACGTCGTCCCGATGTTCATCGTCGGTGGCTTCATGATGATCTCCGCCACGCTCATGGTGATCCTCTCGAAGCAGCGGAGCTCTCGCGAGCTGCGCGTCTCGCACGACGACCTCACGGGTAAGACCCGATGA
- a CDS encoding dihydroxyacetone kinase family protein, whose translation MTRLFNDPADFADEMIDGFVAANRDQVRRVTGGVVRSTRTPEGTVALVIGGGSGHYPAFGGIVGQGLAHGAAMGNLFASPSAHQVESVAKAAQRGGGVLLSYGNYAGDVLHFTQAQDALNAAGIPTRSVAVTDDISSAPVAEKHKRRGIAGDLTVFKSAAAAAEAGYDLDEVVRVATHANERTRSFGVAFSGCTLPGATEPLFTVPEGRMAVGMGIHGEPGIDETDVPTADELATLLVSSLLAELPEGVSEATGARVGVILNGLGSVKYEELFVVYRAVAAQLEAAGVEIVDPEVGELVTSFDMAGVSLTLFWLDEELEGFWAAGADTPAYRKGVVAAAEQLDPSELVAETAAEIPAASDASRAAAAVVVEALDALVQVIDTNVEELGRIDAVAGDGDHGIGMQRGARAAVTAAHAAADAGAGAHTVLHLAGDAWADRAGGTSGALWGLALRSVGTALGDEVAPDRTDVATGVQAAVDGIMSFGKAEVGQKTMVDALVPFTTTLRAAVADGSDLVSAWTTAAAAASTAAAETADLLPKMGRARPHAEKSLGTVDAGAYSFGLIVTAIVPVLERATGTTAPDGSTSTTTNEGVHA comes from the coding sequence ATGACGCGCCTCTTCAACGACCCGGCGGACTTCGCCGACGAGATGATCGACGGCTTCGTCGCCGCGAACCGTGACCAGGTCCGGCGCGTGACCGGTGGTGTCGTCCGGAGCACCCGGACGCCCGAGGGCACGGTCGCGCTCGTTATCGGCGGTGGCTCCGGCCACTACCCGGCGTTCGGCGGCATCGTCGGCCAGGGCCTCGCGCACGGTGCGGCGATGGGCAACCTGTTCGCGTCGCCGTCCGCCCATCAGGTCGAGTCGGTCGCGAAGGCGGCGCAGCGCGGGGGCGGCGTCCTCCTCAGCTACGGCAACTACGCGGGCGACGTGCTCCACTTCACCCAGGCGCAGGACGCGCTGAATGCAGCGGGCATCCCCACCCGGAGCGTCGCCGTCACCGACGACATCTCGAGCGCGCCCGTCGCTGAGAAGCACAAGCGTCGCGGTATCGCGGGCGACCTCACCGTCTTCAAGTCGGCCGCCGCCGCGGCCGAGGCGGGCTACGACCTCGACGAGGTCGTCCGCGTCGCCACCCACGCGAACGAGCGCACCCGGTCCTTCGGCGTCGCGTTCAGCGGCTGCACCCTGCCGGGCGCGACCGAGCCGCTGTTCACCGTGCCCGAGGGGCGCATGGCGGTCGGCATGGGCATCCACGGCGAGCCCGGCATCGACGAGACCGACGTGCCGACGGCCGATGAACTCGCCACCCTGCTCGTCTCCTCGCTGCTCGCGGAACTGCCCGAGGGCGTCTCCGAGGCCACCGGCGCTCGCGTCGGCGTCATCCTCAACGGCCTCGGCTCGGTGAAGTACGAGGAACTGTTCGTCGTCTACCGTGCGGTCGCCGCGCAGCTCGAGGCCGCAGGGGTGGAGATCGTCGACCCCGAGGTCGGCGAGCTCGTCACGAGCTTCGACATGGCCGGCGTCTCGCTCACGCTCTTCTGGTTGGACGAGGAGCTCGAGGGCTTCTGGGCTGCCGGTGCCGACACCCCCGCCTACCGCAAGGGCGTCGTCGCAGCGGCCGAGCAGCTCGACCCCTCGGAGCTCGTCGCCGAGACGGCTGCCGAGATCCCCGCCGCCTCCGACGCGTCCCGGGCCGCCGCCGCGGTCGTGGTCGAGGCCCTCGACGCGCTCGTCCAGGTCATCGACACGAACGTCGAGGAGCTCGGCCGGATCGACGCCGTCGCGGGTGACGGCGACCACGGCATCGGCATGCAGCGCGGTGCTCGTGCCGCCGTCACCGCCGCACACGCCGCCGCCGATGCCGGGGCCGGTGCCCACACCGTCCTGCACCTGGCCGGCGACGCCTGGGCGGACCGCGCCGGCGGCACGTCCGGTGCCCTGTGGGGACTCGCGCTCCGCTCGGTCGGAACCGCCCTCGGTGACGAGGTCGCACCCGACCGCACCGACGTCGCGACCGGCGTGCAGGCCGCGGTCGACGGCATCATGTCGTTCGGCAAGGCCGAGGTCGGACAGAAGACGATGGTCGACGCGCTCGTGCCGTTCACCACCACGTTGCGTGCAGCCGTCGCCGACGGTTCCGACCTCGTCTCCGCTTGGACGACCGCCGCTGCGGCTGCCTCGACCGCTGCCGCTGAGACGGCGGACCTCCTGCCGAAGATGGGCCGCGCCCGTCCGCACGCCGAGAAGAGCCTCGGTACCGTCGACGCCGGTGCCTACTCGTTCGGCCTGATCGTCACGGCGATCGTCCCCGTCCTCGAGCGCGCCACCGGCACCACTGCACCGGACGGCTCCACCAGCACCACCACCAACGAAGGAGTACACGCATGA
- a CDS encoding ABC transporter permease, protein MVHRPARVLGVTGRLAVTLSIVLGATIIAAIVSVILGVLAARRGGWIDNVVQFISVIGFAIPSFLIALVLVITFAINLRLFKATGYIPITTSFSGWVASVTLPIIALAIGAIATVSQQVRGSVVDAMSKDYVRTLRSRGLGTGRVIYKHVLRNAGGPALAVLAVQFIGLLGGAVIIEQIFALPGIGQLAVQATTQGDIPIVMGVVIATAIIVVVVNLLIDLAQAALNPKVRLS, encoded by the coding sequence GTGGTTCACCGGCCAGCTCGTGTCCTCGGCGTCACCGGCCGCCTCGCCGTCACCCTCTCGATCGTGCTCGGCGCGACCATCATCGCCGCGATCGTGTCCGTCATCCTCGGTGTCCTCGCCGCCCGTCGCGGTGGATGGATCGACAACGTCGTCCAGTTCATCTCCGTCATCGGCTTCGCGATCCCCAGCTTCCTCATCGCGCTCGTGCTCGTCATCACCTTCGCGATCAACCTCCGCCTGTTCAAAGCCACCGGGTACATCCCGATCACCACGTCCTTCTCCGGCTGGGTCGCCTCGGTGACATTGCCGATCATCGCCCTCGCGATCGGCGCCATCGCGACGGTCTCGCAGCAGGTGCGCGGTTCCGTCGTCGACGCGATGTCGAAGGACTACGTCCGGACGCTCCGCAGCCGCGGGCTCGGTACGGGCCGCGTCATCTACAAGCACGTGCTGCGGAACGCCGGCGGCCCCGCCCTCGCCGTCCTCGCCGTGCAGTTCATCGGCCTCCTCGGCGGCGCCGTCATCATCGAGCAGATCTTCGCCCTCCCGGGCATCGGTCAACTCGCCGTGCAGGCCACGACCCAGGGCGACATCCCCATCGTCATGGGGGTCGTCATTGCGACGGCCATCATCGTCGTCGTCGTCAACCTGCTCATCGACCTCGCGCAGGCTGCGCTCAACCCGAAGGTGCGACTGTCATGA
- a CDS encoding ribose-5-phosphate isomerase gives MTDQLRIVIGSDDAGFDYKEIVKRDLEQHDGVASLVDVGVDADGHTAYPRVAIAAAELVASGQADRALLFCGTGLGVAIAANKVAGIRAVTAHDSFSVERGVLSNNAQVLTMGQRVIGIELARRLVREWLTYRFDETSASAEKVAVIGEYEATGSC, from the coding sequence ATGACCGATCAGCTGCGCATCGTCATCGGCTCGGATGACGCCGGGTTCGACTACAAGGAGATCGTCAAGCGCGACCTCGAGCAGCACGACGGCGTCGCCTCGCTCGTCGACGTGGGCGTGGACGCCGACGGCCACACCGCCTACCCGCGGGTCGCCATCGCCGCTGCCGAGCTCGTCGCGTCCGGCCAGGCCGACCGCGCGCTCCTCTTCTGCGGCACCGGCCTGGGCGTCGCGATCGCCGCCAACAAGGTCGCCGGCATCCGCGCCGTCACGGCACACGACAGCTTCTCCGTCGAGCGCGGTGTCCTCAGCAACAACGCGCAGGTCCTGACGATGGGCCAGCGCGTCATCGGCATCGAGCTCGCCCGCCGCCTCGTCCGCGAGTGGCTCACCTACCGCTTCGACGAGACCAGCGCGAGCGCCGAGAAGGTCGCCGTCATCGGTGAGTACGAGGCGACGGGCTCCTGCTGA
- a CDS encoding ATP-binding cassette domain-containing protein, with translation MGESGSGKTQTRGVSSAPAARRSGHRRDDPLRGHPARHPRGARVHGHPRQAHRLHPAGADVEPRPAFTIGSQLVEPLRVTLGLSKKEATDKALALLERVGIPNPKRTFAAFPHEVSGGMAQRVLIAGAVSTDPDIIIADEPTTALDVTVQAEVLDLLRDLQAERDAPRDAQLRVVADLCDRVSVMQNGLIVRPGRCARSSTTRSTVHAVAARRDPRRGSRRPALATNLTGETR, from the coding sequence ATCGGCGAGTCCGGCTCGGGCAAGACCCAGACGCGTGGGGTGTCCTCGGCTCCTGCCGCGCGGCGGTCGGGTCACCGACGGGACGATCCGCTACGAGGGCACCCGGCTCGACACCCTCGGGGAGCGCGAGTACACGGCCATCCGCGGCAAGCGCATCGGCTACATCCCGCAGGAGCCGATGTCGAACCTCGACCGGCGTTCACGATCGGCAGCCAGCTCGTCGAACCCCTGCGCGTCACCCTCGGCCTCAGCAAGAAGGAGGCGACGGACAAGGCACTCGCCCTGCTCGAGCGGGTCGGCATCCCGAACCCCAAGCGCACCTTCGCCGCATTCCCGCACGAGGTCTCGGGCGGTATGGCGCAGCGTGTGCTCATCGCCGGCGCCGTCTCGACGGACCCGGACATCATCATCGCCGACGAGCCCACCACCGCGCTCGATGTGACCGTGCAAGCCGAGGTCCTGGACCTGCTGCGCGACCTCCAGGCGGAACGCGATGCTCCTCGTGACGCACAACTTCGTGTGGTCGCCGACCTCTGCGACCGCGTCTCGGTCATGCAGAACGGCCTCATCGTGAGACCGGGCCGGTGCGCTCGATCTTCAACCACGCGCAGCACCGTACACGCAGTCGCTGCTCGGCGCGATCCTCGACGAGGGTCCCGCCGACCGGCACTCGCGACGAACCTGACAGGAGAGACCCGATGA
- a CDS encoding FadR/GntR family transcriptional regulator, with protein sequence MPAFPDRPTDDISSSLGPVAVGSAVSAVAKRLLDHFTSGEIAPGTRLPPERQLAASLGIGRSAVREALAALEILGVVDVRPGSGTYLRGSVSELLPETLSWGLMLGEPRTRELIEVRGQLEVFAAGLAATRMDDMARNRLRNHLTAMSEAGANRTKFIEADLKFHLELASATGNRVLSDLLQSIRSLLRIWVERGIHEDVDAQRAFEEHEAVYEAIMSGDPAAATAAMQHHMDTATERLNRTLTA encoded by the coding sequence ATGCCTGCGTTCCCGGATCGGCCGACCGACGACATCTCGTCCAGCCTCGGACCGGTCGCCGTGGGATCCGCCGTCTCCGCCGTCGCGAAGCGCCTGCTCGACCACTTCACGAGCGGTGAGATCGCCCCGGGGACCCGCCTCCCACCGGAGCGTCAGCTCGCCGCGTCCCTCGGCATCGGGCGGTCCGCCGTCCGCGAGGCCCTGGCGGCGCTCGAGATCCTCGGCGTCGTCGACGTCCGCCCGGGCAGCGGCACCTACCTCCGCGGCAGCGTCTCCGAACTCCTCCCCGAGACGCTCAGCTGGGGCCTCATGCTCGGCGAGCCGCGGACCCGCGAACTCATCGAGGTGCGCGGTCAGCTGGAGGTCTTCGCTGCCGGCCTCGCCGCGACGCGCATGGACGACATGGCACGCAACCGGCTGCGCAACCACCTCACCGCCATGAGCGAGGCGGGCGCCAATCGCACCAAGTTCATCGAGGCCGACCTGAAGTTCCACCTGGAGCTCGCCTCGGCCACCGGGAACCGCGTGCTCTCCGACCTCCTGCAGAGCATCCGCTCGCTCCTCCGCATCTGGGTGGAGCGCGGCATCCACGAGGACGTCGACGCCCAGCGCGCCTTCGAGGAGCACGAGGCCGTCTACGAGGCGATCATGTCGGGCGACCCCGCGGCGGCCACGGCTGCGATGCAGCACCACATGGACACCGCGACCGAGCGCCTCAACCGCACCCTCACGGCGTAG
- a CDS encoding VanZ family protein — MSGWTWQAWVGLVGGTVIFFAVLGPILLVQVRRYGQMSLPRVIGAAAVSVYAVALVAYTLLPLPDERANCSTAHGALELIPGHSIADIARETAGLSVLSTLTSHAFLQVVLNVILFIPFGAIARRYWNRGLGVSILLGALVSLLIESTQYTGIWGLYECAYRVADVDDVITNTAGAAIGALIAPIVLGWMPSARALRATRDRARPITVWRRWFGMVLDAFAVNLSITVLSLVFVVPRVLLTGATGTANDPTLPEVLSIGAGTVVLVIVLPALIGSGASLGQRLVWLAPQWPDGRGSAARRLYRGSVVALPYIATTTAAQIPDATSGLTQTIVGIIGILSFVIVATAVVSVPFTRHRRGVSYVSVGADLRDARATTP, encoded by the coding sequence ATGAGCGGGTGGACATGGCAGGCGTGGGTCGGACTCGTCGGCGGCACGGTGATCTTCTTCGCCGTCCTCGGTCCGATCCTGCTCGTTCAAGTCCGTCGCTACGGCCAGATGTCGCTTCCCCGGGTGATCGGTGCTGCGGCGGTCAGTGTCTACGCGGTGGCCCTCGTCGCCTACACGCTGCTGCCACTGCCCGATGAGCGCGCGAACTGCAGCACGGCCCACGGGGCGCTCGAGCTGATCCCCGGTCACTCGATCGCGGACATCGCACGGGAGACCGCCGGGCTCTCGGTCCTGAGCACCCTGACGAGCCACGCGTTCCTGCAGGTCGTCCTGAACGTGATCCTCTTCATCCCGTTCGGCGCCATCGCGCGGCGGTACTGGAACCGTGGGCTCGGTGTCTCCATCCTGCTCGGGGCGCTCGTCTCCCTGCTGATCGAGTCGACGCAGTACACGGGCATCTGGGGTTTGTACGAATGCGCCTACCGGGTGGCCGACGTCGACGACGTGATCACGAACACGGCCGGGGCCGCGATCGGAGCACTCATCGCCCCGATCGTCCTCGGGTGGATGCCGAGCGCGCGAGCCCTGCGCGCCACCCGCGACCGGGCGCGACCCATCACCGTCTGGCGACGCTGGTTCGGCATGGTCCTCGACGCGTTCGCCGTGAACCTGTCGATCACGGTGCTGTCGCTCGTGTTCGTCGTCCCACGCGTCCTGCTCACGGGTGCGACCGGGACCGCCAACGACCCGACGCTGCCCGAGGTGCTCAGCATCGGTGCGGGCACGGTCGTCCTCGTGATCGTGCTGCCGGCGCTCATCGGGAGCGGTGCGTCGCTCGGGCAGCGCCTCGTCTGGCTCGCTCCGCAGTGGCCGGACGGACGCGGATCGGCGGCGCGGCGCCTCTACCGCGGGTCCGTCGTGGCCCTGCCGTACATCGCCACGACGACCGCCGCGCAGATACCCGACGCCACGAGCGGCCTCACGCAGACGATCGTCGGGATCATCGGGATCCTCAGTTTCGTCATCGTCGCCACGGCCGTCGTCTCCGTACCGTTCACCCGGCACCGCCGCGGCGTCTCGTACGTCTCCGTCGGCGCGGACCTGCGCGACGCACGGGCGACGACGCCGTAG
- a CDS encoding alpha-L-rhamnosidase C-terminal domain-containing protein produces MAWRRDGSSLRVSAVVPPNTTATVALPGAPRRRSGPVVTTGRSRSRTPARLPTTSRSASTRRSPRSSTDRPRTTPPALGGCPRSGQGRRHPPRHPVESWSDRPSAPHVHAAVDRSTTWTRRWLQPLRHQELRDNPHSTVPRATLAPPAPVAPAPTPLGRSQEIHVRPQFRLRRRHREPGGSHRPRAVPARHRRIADGQAVPEHPARAAVGDRARAPGRRGEGSSLGGARTGRRRSRGPRTLRRAIEPAPDYESQDVRAARRP; encoded by the coding sequence GTGGCGTGGCGACGCGATGGGTCCTCACTCCGCGTGTCGGCGGTCGTGCCGCCGAACACGACGGCGACGGTCGCGTTGCCGGGTGCCCCGAGGAGACGGTCGGGTCCGGTCGTCACGACTGGACGGTCGAGGTCACGGACGCCGGCTCGACTCCCGACGACATCACGCTCGGCCTCGACTCGCCGCTCTCCGAGATCATCGACCGACCGGCCTCGTACGACGCCTCCTGCGCTCGGTGGGTGCCCACGATCAGGCCAAGGCCGACGACATCCGCCGCGGCACCCAGTGGAGTCGTGGTCGGACCGTCCGTCAGCTCCTCATGTTCACGCCGCCGTCGATCGCTCGACGACGTGGACGCGGCGCTGGCTGCAGCCACTCCGGCACCAGGAGTTGCGCGATAACCCCCACTCGACCGTTCCACGTGCAACACTCGCACCGCCTGCACCAGTAGCACCCGCGCCGACCCCGCTCGGCCGATCACAGGAGATCCATGTTCGACCGCAGTTCCGCCTTCGGAGACGTCATCGAGAGCCCGGCGGGTCGCACCGTCCTCGAGCAGTTCCTGCCCGGCATCGCCGCATCGCCGATGGCCAAGCAGTTCCGGAGCATCCGGCTCGGGCAGCTGTCGGCGATCGTGCCCGAGCTCCAGGACGACGCGGCGAAGGATCGTCTCTGGGCGGCGCTCGCACAGGTCGACGACGGTCCCGAGGCCCGCGCACCCTACGGCGCGCGATCGAGCCCGCTCCCGACTACGAGAGCCAGGACGTCCGCGCGGCTCGGCGACCCTGA
- a CDS encoding TetR/AcrR family transcriptional regulator, with protein sequence MGMSEAGLLHHFPNKSALLAAVLSHRDDLSATLVPMDGDDPIETLRGLVALARYNASVPGVVALYCTLSAEATSPDHPAHDYFVERYEGTRARLERTFGLLVSAGRVRAGFPTTSAAFMTLALMDGLQVQWLLAPESVDMADELHAFLSGLLGTEL encoded by the coding sequence GTGGGGATGAGCGAGGCAGGACTCCTGCACCACTTCCCGAACAAGAGCGCGCTGCTCGCCGCCGTGCTGTCCCACCGCGACGACCTCTCGGCGACGCTCGTCCCGATGGACGGCGACGACCCGATCGAGACGCTCCGGGGGCTGGTCGCACTCGCCCGGTACAACGCTTCCGTGCCCGGCGTGGTCGCGCTCTACTGCACGCTCTCGGCGGAGGCGACCTCGCCCGACCACCCGGCGCACGACTACTTCGTCGAGCGCTACGAGGGCACGCGCGCGCGGCTCGAGCGCACCTTCGGGTTGCTCGTCTCCGCAGGACGCGTGCGGGCCGGCTTCCCCACCACCAGCGCGGCCTTCATGACCCTCGCGCTCATGGACGGCCTGCAGGTGCAGTGGCTGCTCGCGCCGGAGTCGGTCGACATGGCGGACGAGCTCCACGCCTTCCTGTCGGGGCTCCTCGGTACCGAGCTCTAG
- a CDS encoding NAD(P)H-dependent oxidoreductase — protein MPTLIVTTHPDPDSLTHHLAQRLAQELRSTSDPAGVEVADLAAEGFDPRYTLADRHTYRVGGDFTPDVAAEQERLDRATDLVLVFPVYWWSTPALLKGWFDRVFVNGWAFGLDADGGIVRKLDRLRVHLVPIAGDDAGVYDRHGYEQAMRTQLEHGIVDFCGARRGVTTFLHDSEGEDADARTRAVEAAVDAVVEAIRA, from the coding sequence GTGCCGACGCTCATCGTGACCACCCATCCCGACCCCGACTCCCTCACCCATCACCTCGCCCAGCGGCTCGCGCAGGAGCTGCGCTCGACCTCGGACCCGGCCGGCGTCGAGGTCGCGGACCTGGCTGCGGAGGGCTTCGACCCGCGGTACACGCTCGCGGACCGCCACACCTACCGCGTCGGCGGGGACTTCACCCCGGACGTGGCCGCCGAGCAGGAGCGGCTCGACCGGGCCACCGACCTCGTGCTCGTGTTCCCGGTGTACTGGTGGTCGACGCCCGCGCTCCTCAAGGGCTGGTTCGACCGCGTCTTCGTCAACGGCTGGGCGTTCGGCCTCGACGCGGACGGCGGGATCGTCCGGAAGCTCGACCGCCTGCGCGTGCACCTCGTGCCGATCGCGGGCGACGACGCCGGGGTCTACGACCGCCACGGCTACGAGCAGGCGATGCGGACGCAGCTCGAGCACGGCATCGTCGACTTCTGTGGCGCTCGCCGCGGCGTGACGACCTTCCTCCATGACTCGGAGGGCGAGGACGCCGACGCGCGAACGCGCGCGGTCGAGGCCGCGGTGGACGCGGTCGTCGAGGCGATCCGCGCCTGA